CATCTATGAGATGACCAAACATGGGAATGTCAAAGATAAAAAAGAAGCTGGCGAAGTGGCCATGAATGCTGGTGTGGACATGGATATGCAATCGGATATTTATAAAAACAGCCTGCTGAAATCGGTGAAAGAAGGCAAGGTGCCGGAGTCGGAAATTGATGATGCCTGCCGCCGAATTTTGAACATGAAATATCGCTTGGGCTTGTTTCAGGATCCATATCGTTATTGCTCAAAAAAACGCGCCAAGAAAGTATTGCAGAATCCTGAGCATTTCAAAACAGCAAGAAGCGTAGCAGACAAGTCGATCGTTTTGCTTAAAAATGATCAGCATATTTTGCCACTGAAAAAGGAGGTGCAGTCGGTGGCATTGATTGGCCCACTGGCAGACGATCAGCTTGACCAGTTAGGATCGTGGTACACTGCGGGACGAAAAGAAACGGTTACAACGATTTACAAAGGCCTACAAAATAAACACCTGAAGGCAACCATCAATATGGCCAAAGGTTGTGATTTTGAGAAGAATGATGAGCAGGGTTTTGCGGAAGCCATTGCGGCAGCAAAAAAATCGGACGTGGTACTGTTGGCGATGGGCGAGCGTCAGGATATGGGTGGCGAAGCAGCCAGCCGATTGAATATAGAGATTCCGGCCATTCAGCGTAAACTTATTAAAGAAGTTCTCAAACTGAATAAGCCAACGGTCTTGCTTTTACACAATTGCCGTCCGTTGGTTATCACCTGGGAGGCGGAAAATATTCCTGCCATTTTGGACGTATGGCATTTGGGAAGTGAAGCGGGAAATGCAATTGCAGATGTACTTTTTGGTGACTACAATCCTTCAGGGAAATTAACCACCACATTCCCACGCTATGCAGGGCAGGTGCCATTGTTTTATAACCATAAAAACACTGGCCGACCTTACAATCCTGAAGATCATTTCACCACCCGATATCAGGATGGAACCAATGCGCCATTATTTCCATTTGGCTATGGTTTGAGTTATACCACTTTCAAGTACAGCCATCTTAAAATTGATAAAAATACCCTGGCCGATGGGCAAACCCTCAACGTCAGTGTCGATGTTACCAATACCGGGAATTATGACGGTCATGAGGTCGTTCAGCTCTACGTTCGGGATTTGGTAGGAAGTGTTACCCGACCGGTGAAAGAACTGAAAGGTTTTCAGAAAATCTTCCTGAAAAAAGGAGAAACCAAAACGGTACACCTGAGCATTAAACCACAAGATTTGGCTTTCTGCAGACTGGATTACTCGTGGGGTTACGAAGCAGGTGATTTTAAATTATTTGTAGGGACGAATTCGCAGGATGTATTGGAAACTTCCTTCAAACTGACGGATACCAAAGCAGCTCCTTATAATTTTTAAATAAGTGTCAATAGCGGTTTCCAGAACATGGGAGCCGCTTTTTATATTCCCCAATGAAAAAATACAGAAGAAAAATCACCGCCCTGCTGCTTTGTTTTCTGTCGGCTACCGCACTCAAAGCGCAAAGTATTCAAAGCCCTGACCATCATCTGAAAATGGATTTCAGCCTCACCAAGGGGCTGCCTGCTTATGCTTTACAACTTGACGGCCACGCGATTGTTAAGCCGAGCCACATGGGTTTGGCCGTTAAAGGAATGCCCGCTTTAGCCCAGGATTTTACCGTTCAAAAAGTGGTGCTCGACAGTGCTGATAATTCCTGGAAACCAGTCTGGGGGCAGACGGCAAATATCAGAAATCACTATCAGGAAATGTTGGTTTGCCTGAAGCAAAAACAAACTGGCCGACTGCTCAATATTCGGTTCAGGCTTTTTAACGATGGACTCGGTTTTCGTTATGAGTTACCTATTCAATCCAATTTGCGGTCGTTCACAGTGAAAAAGGAGCTGACCGAGTTTGTGATGAATGGCGACCATAAAACTTTTTGGATACCCGGTGATACGGATTCTCAGGAGTACAATTATAATACGTCCAAATTGAGTGAGATTCGGGGGCTGATGCAAAACAAGGTGATCCCTACGATGGAGCGTCCGCCAAAAGACCCTGCCACGGTGCAAACGGCCCTGATGATGAAAAGTGCCGCAGGAGAATACATCAACATCCACGAAGCGGCCCTGGTGGACTATCCCGCAATGCAACTGCGATTAGACGCCTCCAACAGGGATTTTCATGTGGTCCTTGCCGACAATGCCGAGGGCTACAAGGCCAACTTACAGGCGCCTTGTGTAATTCCTTGGCGGACGATCATTGTCAGTAAGAAAGCTGGTGATATCCTGACCTCCAATATTACGCTCAACCTCAATGAGCCCTGCAAAATTAAGGATACCTCCTGGATTAAGCCGATGAAATATGTTGGTGTATGGTGGGAAATGATCACCGGGAAAAGCTCCTGGGCCTATTCAGATTCCTCCAATGTGAAAATCGGTTATACCGACTATCGCTATGTGAAACCCAATGGGAAGCACGGTGCCAACACCGCCAACGTTTGTAAATACATCGATTTTGCCGCTAAAAATGGTTTCGATGCCGTTTTGGTGGAAGGCTGGAATATCGGCTGGGAAAACTGGTATGGTGGCACTACGGATCATCCTTTCGATTTCCTGACGCCATATCCTGACTTCGACCTCCCAAAAATTGAGGCCTACGCTAAAGCACAGGGCGTGAAATTGATTATGCACCATGAAACGGCGGGCTCAATTCTGAATTATGAGTATCATATGGATCAAGCCTATCAGCTTATGAAAGCACATGGCTACGATGCCGTAAAAAGCGGATACGTTGGTAAAATCACCATTCCCGGCGAAACACACTATGGGCAGCGAATGATCAACCATTATCTATATGCGGTCAAAAAAGCGGCGGATTATAAGATTATGGTAAATGCACATGAGGCGGTTCGGCCTACAGGTCTGTGCCGAACGTATCCCAACCTTATCGGTAATGAGTCGGCCAGAGGTACCGAATTTGAAGCATTTGGAGGTTTGAGTGTCGATCATACTACCATCCTTCCTTTTACCCGTTTGATTGGTGGGCCGATGGATTTCACGCCCGGCATATTTGAAAACTATTTGTCGGCCTACAATAAAAATAACCCCGGCCGCATTCACAGCACACTCGCGCGCCAACTGGCTTTGTATGTAACCATGTACAGCCCGCTGCAAATGGCCGCTGATCTGCCGGAAACCTATCAGAAATATGCTGATGCTTTTCAGTTTATCAAGGAGGTAGCAGTAGACTGGCAGGATACCAAGGTACTGGAAGCGGAACCAGGAGATTTTATTACCATTGCAAGAGCTGCCAAAGGGCGTGCCGACTGGTTTATCGGTTCTACAAATGATGAAAATCCACGAACTTCAAAAATTAATTTTGATTTTCTGCCTAAAGGAAAGAAATATGTGGCGGAGATTTATGCTGATACGCGGAAATCTGACTTTGAATCAAACCCGATGGCCTATCAAATTTATAAGAAGATCATCACAGCGAAATCAAGCCTGAAAATACATTGTGGTGCTGGTGGCGGTTATGCCATACATGTTAAACCATTGAAATAAAGTAGAAAAGGTGATCCAATACAGGGTCACCTTTTTTTGTCTGTGCAGCAGAAAATATAGAAAAAAATTTTAATCTCATTAATATATATAGTTTCACATCTGTAAACTTAATGTTGCGAAATCAGTTTCCTTTTTTTTGTGTTATTATTTAATGACGAGTTCATTTTTTATATAATATTTAAACAAGAAAAATACTGTTCAATATCAAACAGTATCTTTTTCGGTTAAAAAAATTTACAGATTTGGGGACATCAGTAGAACTGGGGGTGATTTACTATCATATTGATGATAAATAAATTATAGGACTATTTTTGTGTGTTTATAGCTGAAATAGATGTTTTTTGTTTTTTTACCCACAGATTACCTGAGTGTTTAGTGTATTTTATGCTAAAGGATAGCGTGATATTTTAGTGTGTATTTTTATAAATATGATTGAGAAAATTAAATTTTTTACTTAAACTTAAAGGCACTTATATGTTAACTACTTTTTATGCCACAGAACTTCCCCTTTATCGGTATTCACTATAATCTTTTAGACCACCTTGCCGAAGGTTATCAGATTATTGATTTTGATTATAAATTCTTGTTTGTGAATAAATCAGCTTTAATTCAAAGCCAATTTGAAAGTAAAGAGCAGCTTTTGGGCTATTCATTGTTTGAAAAATACCCAGGTATTGAAAATCTGCCATTATTTGAAAAGATAGAACAGGCTATGGCTAATCGAACATTTGAACAGATTACCACGGAATTTAAATTTAATAACGGGACAACTTCCTGGTTTGAGCTGTTCATCAGTCCAGTACCTTCGGGGGTGGCGATCATGTCAGTAAATCTGGAAGACCAGAAACGGCTTGATTTGGAGCAACTAAAAGATCTGGAGAGCCTCGATGAAATATTATTTGTTATTTCCCATAAATTGCGGCAACCTGTTTGTAATATTGATGGATTGCTAACAATCCTTGATGGCGATATTATTGACCGAGAGGATTTTTTGCCGATCATCAAATATGTAAAGGTTGAATTAGAGCGACTTAAAGAGTACACCGAAGAGATGACTGAAATTGTCAGTTCAAAAAGGTTTATCAATGCTCAGGAACGTAGTGCTACAAGCCGCAAATAAAGCACACTTTTCTCAGCGCCTTCATCAAAAAGAATAGTAAATGGTCTTTGGATTTTCGACATCCGACTTTAGGAAATAAAAAATCTGTGGTGGCATTGGTTTTATGTAAAGGTCCTTCCTGAACTGAAGGTGCATAATATCACTTATTCGACAGCATATTACAATTACCCCTTTGGCTCTTTGGGGAAACAGGAGCCTTTTCAAACCTTATTCCTTTTCAATGGAAGCATCAATATATTGGCTCTCGTAAGGGATGTAAATAATGAAAGAGGCGCCCTGATTAAGGGTACTTTGAACTTCAATGGTGCCCTGGTGAAGCTCGACGAATTTTTTCACAAACGACAGCCCAATTCCTGTCCCTTTAATATTCTCCGATTGTTTGGAGCGGTAAAAAGGTTCAAAAAGTTTATTGATCTCCTCCTGCGCAATTCCCATACCATGGTCTTTTACCTTAATAAGGAATTCCTGATCTAAAAATGAGAGGCTAAGCTCAATCTTCGCCTCGGAATATTTTATGGCATTGCTGATCAAGTTCATCAGAATGTGTTCGATAAAATACGGATCCACCTTTACGGGGCGCGCTTCCCCTTTTATCTTTATCTGAAATTCCCGATCCGGATTCAGCGCCTGATACCTCTCAATTTGTTTTTCAATCAGCTCAACTAAAGAGGTCGGTTTGAAAAAAGGATATAATTCATCGGCTTCCATCTTTCCATAATCCAGCAAGCGTTCCATCATGCCCGTGATCGACTCTATGGATTCATAAATTTGCCC
This genomic interval from Persicobacter psychrovividus contains the following:
- a CDS encoding glycoside hydrolase family 3 N-terminal domain-containing protein gives rise to the protein MVVSQTLAEQTAHNKNLKAWGNDQDMKKFVDDLMGKMTLEEKIGQTVLVASYWNVTGPVSGIDYVQDARDGKIGAFLNAQTYDFIYRLQKAVVEHSRLGIPMMFGFDAIHGYKTTFPTPLAMSTSWDLEAVKSAARITAKEAAADGLNWTYAPMVDIARDPRWGRVVEGAGEDPYLGAKIAKAQVEGFQGDELSDVGTVAACVKHFAAYGAVQAGRDYNTTEVPERALRDTYLPPFKAAVDAGVATIMTAFNDLNGVPCTGNKFLLSDVLKKEWGFKGFVVTDYTSIYEMTKHGNVKDKKEAGEVAMNAGVDMDMQSDIYKNSLLKSVKEGKVPESEIDDACRRILNMKYRLGLFQDPYRYCSKKRAKKVLQNPEHFKTARSVADKSIVLLKNDQHILPLKKEVQSVALIGPLADDQLDQLGSWYTAGRKETVTTIYKGLQNKHLKATINMAKGCDFEKNDEQGFAEAIAAAKKSDVVLLAMGERQDMGGEAASRLNIEIPAIQRKLIKEVLKLNKPTVLLLHNCRPLVITWEAENIPAILDVWHLGSEAGNAIADVLFGDYNPSGKLTTTFPRYAGQVPLFYNHKNTGRPYNPEDHFTTRYQDGTNAPLFPFGYGLSYTTFKYSHLKIDKNTLADGQTLNVSVDVTNTGNYDGHEVVQLYVRDLVGSVTRPVKELKGFQKIFLKKGETKTVHLSIKPQDLAFCRLDYSWGYEAGDFKLFVGTNSQDVLETSFKLTDTKAAPYNF
- a CDS encoding glycoside hydrolase family 97 protein, which produces MKKYRRKITALLLCFLSATALKAQSIQSPDHHLKMDFSLTKGLPAYALQLDGHAIVKPSHMGLAVKGMPALAQDFTVQKVVLDSADNSWKPVWGQTANIRNHYQEMLVCLKQKQTGRLLNIRFRLFNDGLGFRYELPIQSNLRSFTVKKELTEFVMNGDHKTFWIPGDTDSQEYNYNTSKLSEIRGLMQNKVIPTMERPPKDPATVQTALMMKSAAGEYINIHEAALVDYPAMQLRLDASNRDFHVVLADNAEGYKANLQAPCVIPWRTIIVSKKAGDILTSNITLNLNEPCKIKDTSWIKPMKYVGVWWEMITGKSSWAYSDSSNVKIGYTDYRYVKPNGKHGANTANVCKYIDFAAKNGFDAVLVEGWNIGWENWYGGTTDHPFDFLTPYPDFDLPKIEAYAKAQGVKLIMHHETAGSILNYEYHMDQAYQLMKAHGYDAVKSGYVGKITIPGETHYGQRMINHYLYAVKKAADYKIMVNAHEAVRPTGLCRTYPNLIGNESARGTEFEAFGGLSVDHTTILPFTRLIGGPMDFTPGIFENYLSAYNKNNPGRIHSTLARQLALYVTMYSPLQMAADLPETYQKYADAFQFIKEVAVDWQDTKVLEAEPGDFITIARAAKGRADWFIGSTNDENPRTSKINFDFLPKGKKYVAEIYADTRKSDFESNPMAYQIYKKIITAKSSLKIHCGAGGGYAIHVKPLK
- a CDS encoding PAS domain-containing protein; amino-acid sequence: MPQNFPFIGIHYNLLDHLAEGYQIIDFDYKFLFVNKSALIQSQFESKEQLLGYSLFEKYPGIENLPLFEKIEQAMANRTFEQITTEFKFNNGTTSWFELFISPVPSGVAIMSVNLEDQKRLDLEQLKDLESLDEILFVISHKLRQPVCNIDGLLTILDGDIIDREDFLPIIKYVKVELERLKEYTEEMTEIVSSKRFINAQERSATSRK